In Spirosoma pollinicola, the genomic window CGCTTGTAGAGGATACCCGTTTAAGTGAAACTAAACGATGGGTTCGGGTTGCCGCGCCGGGATCAACTGACTTTTGCCTGTTGCTGGCCCAGGCAACGAACGAAGAGCAGAAAAGCCGCATCGGGAATCAAACAGGTGGACGTGTTTTTCTTTATTTATATACCGATGATTTCTGGCGGGATTATAACAACTTAGTCGCAAAAAGTATAAAAATTATCCGTGAGCCCTCAGAAGAAGCGTACGGTAAAGTAGCCGTTTTTGAAGACTTATATGGCAACTTGTGGGATATGATCGAGCCTAAATAAGCAGGTTGTACCCACGGGCTTCAGTCCGTGTTCATACACAAGGTAAAACACGAACTGAAGCCCGAGGGCACATAGATGGCCACACAATATTTATTTTACCAATTCCTTAGTATATAATCCCACCAGCGTATCGACGGCATAGTCAATTTCTTCGGCTGTATTGTATTTTCCGAACGAGAACCGAACATACCCCCGGTCGGGGTCTAGTCCCGGCAATGCGGCCAACACGTGAGAACCCACACTTGACCCGCTCGAACAAGCCGACCCACCCGAGGCCGAAATGCGGGCAATGTCTAAACTGAACAACAGCATATCGCTCAGGTCTGATGCGGGCAAGCTGACATTCAGCACCGTATATAGGCTATTGTCAACATCGGCCGAATCGCCATTGAACTGCACATCCGGCATTTTGGCGCGTAGCTGGTCAATCATCCGGCTTTTTAGTGACGTGATATGCTGCCGATGCGCATCCATATCGCGGTAGGCAATTTCGAGGGCTTTGGCTAATCCAACGATTCCATATACGTTTTCGGTGCCGCCCCGCATGTTGCGTTCCTGCGCACCGCCATACACGAACGGATTAATTTTTACCCGCTCGGCATTGACATATAAAAAGCCAACGCCTTTGGGTCCGTGGAATTTATGCCCGGCTCCCACAATGAAATCGACGGGCAGTTGTTGCAGATTGTGCCGAAAATGGCCCATTGTCTGCACTGTATCGGAGTGAAAAATGGCATCGTACGAACGGCAAATCTCCCCTACCCGATTTAGATCCAGCAGATTACCAATCTCATTATTACCATGCATGAGCGACACCAGCGAGCGGCCCTTCCCGCTGACTTTCTGGGTATGGAGTAACTCCGA contains:
- a CDS encoding VOC family protein; this translates as MKQRIAQIALVVDDYDDAIAFYTQKLNFTLVEDTRLSETKRWVRVAAPGSTDFCLLLAQATNEEQKSRIGNQTGGRVFLYLYTDDFWRDYNNLVAKSIKIIREPSEEAYGKVAVFEDLYGNLWDMIEPK
- a CDS encoding cysteine desulfurase family protein, with product MKPTAAIYLDNAATTRLDPEVLEAMLPLMTEQFGNPSSIHSHGRAVRTAIEKARKTVAMLLNTSPAEVFFTSGGTEADNTAIRSSIETYGLTHAITSPLEHHAVLHTLEHLAKQGVVQLSMVNIDQQGHVDLAHLSELLHTQKVSGKGRSLVSLMHGNNEIGNLLDLNRVGEICRSYDAIFHSDTVQTMGHFRHNLQQLPVDFIVGAGHKFHGPKGVGFLYVNAERVKINPFVYGGAQERNMRGGTENVYGIVGLAKALEIAYRDMDAHRQHITSLKSRMIDQLRAKMPDVQFNGDSADVDNSLYTVLNVSLPASDLSDMLLFSLDIARISASGGSACSSGSSVGSHVLAALPGLDPDRGYVRFSFGKYNTAEEIDYAVDTLVGLYTKELVK